A section of the Pseudomonas sp. Q1-7 genome encodes:
- a CDS encoding ribonuclease domain-containing protein, whose amino-acid sequence MDRIKSGGSFPHRNDGSIFQNRAGDLPIKPAGYYTEYVHPTPGISGPGPQRIVVGKGGEMYCTADHYKTFIPIKK is encoded by the coding sequence TTGGATCGAATAAAATCAGGCGGTTCTTTCCCCCACCGAAATGATGGATCTATATTCCAGAATCGCGCCGGAGACTTACCGATAAAACCAGCCGGTTACTACACGGAGTACGTGCATCCTACTCCTGGCATTTCAGGTCCAGGGCCTCAGCGGATAGTTGTTGGTAAGGGTGGTGAGATGTATTGCACGGCAGATCACTACAAAACGTTTATTCCGATTAAAAAATGA
- a CDS encoding two-partner secretion domain-containing protein, whose protein sequence is MDVRSPLNQCIALALAGILFLNPIVAAAAELALDPASAGNTQLGQAGNGVPVVNIATPNGSGLSHNQFRDYNVGPQGLILNNVTDKTQATQLGGLIIGNPNLQGRAASTILNEVTGGNRSQLNGYTEVAGQSARVIVANPHGITCNGCGFINTPRATLTTGKPVVEGGQLQRFQVDGGDIALEGTGLNASNVDQFDLITRSAKLNAELHAQKLNIVVGRNDVQADNLAATPRADDGSARPALAIDSSALGGMYAGAIRLVGTEAGVGVKLAGNLAASGGDIQIDANGKLTLAQTAARGELRVNAHSAELTGPAYAGGSATLNTQGNLDNRQSLAARNGIRLSSGGQLSNQGVIEAGVNPDNSRNGSGDLQVTAKDLRNSGSLVASRNLDAKASQTLDNQGGTLSAQGNAQVSAGTLDNRQGRVLAKGELELNADHLDNRQAGLLTSAGALQANVGHLDNQGGEVSSQTIANLQANSVDNRAGKVIGEQRLQLTASASLDNDAGLLGSHGDLQLDAGTLHNRGGEIASGGAARIRATSLDNRQGGLVGSTKALTLDVGALDNRAGEVSSQEALQLSGEQLDNSDTGRLLAGTRLELAVAQVINRSQGLIAGKTTLDLNGTRLDNRGGRLLSQQAMHITLGEALSNQQGLIGSEGPLVISVDRLDNRAGSLSSAGALALVSRGTLDNDGGHVLTDGSLTLASASLSNRQGVLSAKGKTQLTTGRLDNSQGQLTSADALNLSAGELINNAGRIGSDRALTASAARLEQQGGQLFSNTDLSLDLQGGDLDNRQGLINAPGQLLLKNLGGVNNQGGELSSQRAFTLAARSLDNASGKLLSAQALTLRIDQALANLKGLIAGAQLDVRAASLANGGGTLTSRGDTRVEVAGLLVNDQQGLINAAQTLSLNAGALDNRSGSLLAGTALDLRAQSIDNRDNGLINSRGGLDLQASSLDSSAGGEVSAQGALGLVIDRLIQRQGRLIGAAGLSLDLNGGDLDNQGGLIVAQGPLSVSRLRDLANQRGEISSSQGFSLVLRNLDNTGGQLISSGQLDLTGAVLGNQGGLLSGWQGLSVSGQSLDNRNLGTLSSRDGNLSVNLGGALQNSGEGALASKGRLDVRVASLDNSGQGVVSSGGDQHLDVTTTLNNSAGGQIDSGAKLNLKAASLNNAAGTVQAQQALTLDSASLDNRAGSIAGNAALSLNLLGTFANANGKLASVGPLLLQGATQIDNQGGQIASQGPLTLLIGSLDNRNRGTVAANGALLLSASGAVQNDNDGLIYSRDADIAIQSASLDNNLGSIQAKGDLTIATGAFANLGGRTLSQAGSLAISASNLDNRGGTLASLQGWVKARLGGWLDNGIQAGNGGVIQGHSLDLTAASVSNQGGHLSALAGDALLSVASLDNRQGALFAKQRLQLTGGSLSNAGQIAAGRVDFSLAGALNNRSGIIESDTTLILAAASLDNQGGQLRALDSVGRSQLTVSGLLDNRSGTLEIANTDFGLATGRMLNSGGQLLHVGSGHFDVALASVANAGGSFVTRGDWTLSGDSWTNNAVIQADRLTLNVGQLQQTADGQLLASGVFTGTGGNWTNDGLIASDGVLNLSLGGTYSGSGRVTSLGDLGLSAAQLNLPTAGRITGGGATSVWVSGLLSNRGVMTSASGLTVNAGALQNYGTLGSAQQLRLVTPNLLNQNGLIFSGGDMALRVASLSNRYADIYSLGTLEIAADDVGTRSAVLENLSATLESQGDMSLKVAQLTNRKDVFVAGMERQSGRITITATDNCKGKHCWALYNVRETYQVAVTEDSASANLIAGGHLVFQGDSFINQYSLVAAGGDISVSANSFSNLGAAGGYERYRHYEIYTRSDAAYWGFVQNQGLYNRYNDPDSADYDPGRMSADSILIGVKQSESTLSTAGTVVAPAIIQAGGKIDIRATQDIDNGLVRPAAPWAPGSNRVQDTGTGANSLSTPASLNGQLPPDLAQQQVNPLVLPGFSLPSGSTGLFRLSDTQGSAAQVDQAAQGPQNWALGAASIGLAQREQVLVDAQGRPLPLDGEPQNVGAQSVARVQGLPANQGPPKPHKYLIETNPELTSLKQFLSSDYLLGQLGYDPDQAQKRLGDGLYEQRLVREAIAARTGQRFLDGLSSDEAIFRYLMDNAIASQQSLNLSVGVSLSAAQVAALTHDIVWLEAHEVNGEQVLVPVLYLAQADGRLAPNGALIQGKDVALISGGDLTNQGTLRASANLSASASNLVNGGLMEAGNRLDLLATDSIRNAQGGIIAGRDVSAIALTGDLLNERSVTTLQGGSPSHVYRDDVVNSAARIEAANSLSLSAGRDLANIGGTLSAGGNARLSAGRDLLIGAAEELDHREGRGKKSRWSDTTVTQHSSGVRVAGDLKVDAGRDLAVIASQVGAGGDIELAAGRDLGIASAANESHYESYSKHGGKKLHIQQEQVRQQGSAITAGGDLSLISGNDLTLTASQLKAGNAAYLYAGNDLSLLAAEDSDYSLYDKKKKGSFGSKKTQRDEVTDVRHVGSRITTGGDLTLVSEGDQRYQKARLESGADLTLASGGEIAFEAVKELHQESHEKSKGDLAWTSAKGKGTTDETVRQSALIAQGEIAIRAVEGLKVDLKHIDRQTVSQTIDAMVQADPNLAWIKQLEQRGDVDWRQVQEVHDSFKYSHSGLGAGAQLAIAVLVTYLTWGAASAAVGTAANATAGSGTAMAAAGTNAAGASVAAGWGNIAATSVITSVATKGATSAINNKGDLGAALKDTFDNDSLKGYIAAGVSGGIGGANLGLQIAVNSAVKTVLQGGKFKDNLTQAAIDLAANALSGAIYQTVGDSLVGTGLPTKVAVHAIVGGLIAEAAGGDFRTGALAAGANEALIDTFGKDLFPGEAHDRVLAMTSQLIGITVAAAAGGDEKAQEKAGWVAQQATVNNYLKHEEVEQMLSERAACADEGCRLDVQERWAKLDEQRNRELDSLCQRDLKKCVQLSNELLADAPKIQALAEQVKSSGDAGAAAAIGWIIPESNQTAQNIITNNVVVGRDGASAGFWANAAQLIAGMVGAGKPASGAKGSSTISTGAENAANAAKLRTRLAAEEIAGGHAFEKHVLIQGEFKGLGIRTREQFASHIENVMTNPSSVRYYKDGRTVYLQESTGTVVFRNPNGGEGTAFQPKNWKEYTSTLPTKTAPY, encoded by the coding sequence ATGGACGTTCGCAGCCCCCTCAACCAATGCATCGCCCTGGCCCTGGCCGGCATCCTCTTCCTCAACCCGATCGTCGCCGCCGCCGCCGAGCTGGCGCTGGACCCGGCGTCCGCCGGCAACACCCAACTGGGCCAGGCCGGCAACGGCGTGCCGGTGGTGAACATCGCCACCCCCAACGGCAGCGGGCTGTCGCACAACCAGTTCCGCGACTACAACGTCGGCCCCCAGGGCCTGATCCTCAACAACGTCACCGACAAGACCCAGGCCACCCAACTGGGCGGCCTGATTATCGGCAACCCCAACCTCCAGGGCCGCGCCGCCAGCACCATCCTCAACGAAGTCACTGGCGGCAACCGCAGCCAGCTCAACGGCTACACCGAGGTCGCCGGCCAGTCGGCGCGGGTGATCGTCGCCAACCCCCATGGCATTACCTGCAACGGCTGCGGCTTCATCAACACCCCGCGCGCCACCCTGACCACCGGCAAGCCGGTCGTCGAAGGCGGCCAACTGCAGCGCTTCCAGGTGGACGGCGGCGACATCGCCCTCGAAGGCACCGGCCTCAACGCCAGCAATGTCGACCAGTTCGACCTGATCACCCGCAGCGCCAAGCTCAACGCCGAGCTTCACGCGCAGAAGCTGAACATTGTCGTCGGGCGCAACGACGTGCAGGCCGACAACCTGGCCGCCACCCCGCGCGCCGACGACGGCAGCGCCCGGCCGGCGCTGGCCATCGACAGCTCCGCGCTGGGCGGCATGTACGCCGGCGCCATCCGCCTGGTGGGCACCGAGGCCGGGGTGGGCGTGAAGCTGGCCGGCAACCTGGCCGCCAGTGGCGGCGACATCCAGATCGACGCCAACGGCAAGCTGACCCTGGCGCAGACGGCGGCCCGTGGTGAGTTGCGGGTCAACGCCCACAGCGCCGAACTGACTGGCCCGGCTTACGCCGGCGGCAGCGCGACGCTCAACACCCAGGGCAACCTGGACAACCGCCAGAGCCTCGCCGCGCGCAACGGGATTCGCCTCTCCAGTGGCGGACAGTTGAGCAACCAGGGCGTGATCGAGGCCGGGGTCAACCCGGACAACAGCCGCAATGGCTCCGGCGATCTGCAGGTCACGGCGAAGGACCTGCGCAACAGCGGCAGCCTGGTGGCCAGTCGCAACCTCGATGCCAAGGCCAGCCAGACCCTGGACAATCAGGGCGGTACCCTCAGCGCCCAGGGCAACGCCCAGGTCAGCGCCGGCACGCTGGATAACCGCCAGGGCCGGGTCCTGGCCAAGGGCGAACTGGAATTGAATGCCGACCACCTGGACAACCGCCAGGCTGGATTGCTCACCAGTGCCGGCGCACTGCAGGCCAATGTCGGCCACCTGGACAACCAGGGTGGCGAGGTCTCCAGCCAGACCATCGCAAACCTGCAGGCCAACAGCGTGGATAACCGTGCCGGCAAGGTGATCGGCGAGCAGCGCCTGCAACTGACCGCCAGCGCCTCCCTGGATAACGACGCCGGCCTGCTGGGCAGCCACGGAGACCTGCAACTGGACGCCGGCACGCTGCACAACCGCGGCGGCGAAATCGCCAGCGGCGGTGCCGCCCGGATTCGCGCCACCAGCCTGGACAACCGCCAGGGTGGCCTGGTGGGCAGTACCAAAGCGCTGACTCTCGATGTCGGCGCCCTGGACAACCGCGCTGGCGAAGTCTCCAGCCAGGAGGCCCTCCAGCTTTCCGGCGAACAGCTCGACAACAGCGACACTGGCCGCCTGCTCGCCGGCACCCGCCTGGAACTGGCAGTGGCGCAAGTGATCAACCGCAGCCAGGGCCTGATTGCCGGCAAGACCACCCTCGACCTCAACGGCACGCGCCTGGACAACCGCGGCGGCCGCCTGCTCAGCCAGCAGGCCATGCACATCACCCTCGGCGAGGCGCTGAGCAACCAGCAGGGCCTCATCGGCAGCGAAGGACCGCTGGTAATCAGCGTGGACCGCCTGGACAACCGTGCGGGCAGCCTGTCCAGCGCCGGTGCCCTGGCCCTGGTCAGCCGGGGCACGTTGGACAACGATGGCGGCCACGTGCTGACGGACGGCAGCCTGACGCTGGCCAGCGCCAGCCTGAGCAATCGCCAGGGCGTGCTCTCCGCCAAGGGCAAGACCCAGCTCACCACGGGCCGCCTCGACAACAGCCAGGGGCAACTGACCAGCGCCGATGCGCTGAACCTGTCCGCTGGCGAACTCATCAACAACGCCGGTCGCATCGGCAGCGACCGGGCGCTCACCGCCAGCGCCGCTCGCCTGGAACAGCAGGGCGGCCAGCTGTTCAGCAACACCGACCTCAGCCTCGACCTCCAGGGCGGTGACCTCGATAACCGCCAGGGCCTGATCAACGCCCCCGGCCAGTTGCTGCTGAAGAACCTCGGCGGGGTGAACAACCAGGGCGGCGAGCTCTCCAGCCAGCGGGCCTTCACCCTGGCCGCCCGCAGCCTGGACAACGCCAGCGGCAAGTTGCTCAGCGCCCAGGCCCTGACCCTGCGCATCGACCAGGCGCTGGCCAACCTCAAGGGCCTGATCGCCGGTGCGCAACTCGACGTTCGTGCGGCCAGTCTGGCCAACGGCGGCGGCACCCTGACCAGCCGTGGCGACACCCGCGTCGAAGTCGCAGGCCTGCTCGTCAACGACCAGCAGGGCCTGATCAACGCGGCACAGACGCTCTCGCTGAACGCCGGCGCCCTCGACAACCGCAGCGGCAGCCTGCTCGCCGGCACAGCCCTCGACCTCCGTGCCCAGAGCATCGACAACCGCGACAACGGTCTGATCAACAGCCGGGGCGGCCTTGACCTGCAGGCTTCCTCGCTCGACTCCAGCGCGGGGGGCGAAGTCTCCGCCCAGGGTGCGCTGGGCCTGGTCATCGACCGGCTGATCCAGCGCCAGGGTCGCCTGATCGGTGCGGCCGGCCTCAGCCTCGACCTCAACGGTGGCGACCTCGACAACCAGGGCGGCCTGATCGTCGCCCAAGGACCGCTGAGCGTATCGCGCTTGCGCGATCTGGCTAACCAGCGCGGCGAAATCAGCAGCAGCCAGGGCTTCAGCCTGGTCCTGCGCAACCTCGACAACACCGGCGGCCAACTGATCAGCAGCGGTCAGCTCGACCTGACGGGAGCCGTCCTGGGCAACCAGGGCGGCCTGCTCTCCGGCTGGCAGGGTCTGTCCGTCAGTGGCCAGAGCCTCGACAACCGCAATCTCGGCACCCTGTCCAGCCGTGACGGCAATTTGTCCGTCAACCTCGGCGGCGCCCTGCAGAACAGCGGCGAGGGCGCATTGGCCAGCAAGGGGCGCCTGGACGTCAGGGTCGCCAGCCTGGACAACAGCGGCCAGGGCGTCGTTTCCAGTGGTGGTGACCAGCACCTCGACGTCACCACGACCTTGAACAACAGCGCGGGCGGGCAGATCGACAGCGGCGCGAAGTTGAACCTGAAGGCTGCCAGCCTGAATAACGCCGCCGGCACCGTGCAGGCGCAGCAGGCGCTCACCCTGGACAGCGCCAGCCTGGACAACCGAGCCGGCAGTATCGCCGGCAATGCCGCGCTCAGCCTCAACCTGCTTGGCACCTTCGCCAACGCCAATGGCAAGCTCGCCAGCGTCGGTCCGCTGCTGCTGCAGGGCGCCACCCAGATCGACAACCAGGGCGGGCAGATCGCCAGCCAGGGCCCGCTCACCCTGCTCATCGGCAGCCTGGACAACCGCAATCGCGGCACCGTCGCCGCCAACGGTGCGCTGCTGCTGAGCGCCAGCGGTGCCGTGCAGAACGACAACGACGGCCTGATCTACAGCCGCGACGCGGACATCGCCATCCAGTCCGCCAGCCTCGACAACAACCTGGGCTCCATCCAGGCCAAGGGCGACCTGACCATCGCCACTGGCGCCTTCGCCAACCTGGGTGGGCGCACCCTCAGCCAGGCGGGCAGCCTGGCTATCAGCGCCAGTAACCTGGACAACCGTGGCGGCACCCTCGCCAGCCTGCAGGGGTGGGTGAAAGCCCGCCTTGGCGGCTGGCTCGACAACGGCATCCAGGCCGGCAACGGCGGGGTGATCCAGGGGCATTCGCTGGACCTGACGGCTGCATCCGTGAGCAACCAGGGCGGTCACCTCTCGGCCCTGGCCGGCGACGCCCTGCTGAGTGTCGCCAGCCTGGACAACCGCCAGGGCGCGCTCTTCGCCAAACAACGGCTCCAGCTCACCGGCGGCAGCCTGAGCAACGCCGGGCAGATCGCCGCCGGGCGTGTGGACTTCAGCCTGGCGGGTGCCCTGAACAACCGCTCCGGGATCATCGAAAGCGATACCACCCTGATCCTGGCCGCCGCCTCGCTGGACAACCAGGGCGGCCAGCTGCGCGCCCTGGACAGTGTCGGCCGCAGTCAACTGACGGTGAGTGGCCTGCTGGACAACCGCAGCGGCACACTGGAAATCGCCAACACTGACTTTGGCCTGGCGACGGGCCGCATGCTGAACAGCGGCGGCCAGCTGTTACACGTCGGCAGCGGCCACTTCGACGTCGCCCTGGCCAGCGTCGCCAACGCCGGCGGCAGCTTCGTCACCCGCGGCGACTGGACCCTGAGCGGCGACAGCTGGACCAACAATGCGGTCATCCAGGCCGACCGCCTGACGCTGAACGTCGGCCAGTTGCAGCAGACCGCCGACGGCCAACTGCTGGCCAGCGGCGTGTTCACCGGCACCGGTGGCAACTGGACCAACGATGGCCTGATCGCCAGCGACGGCGTGCTCAACCTCAGCCTCGGTGGCACCTACAGCGGCAGTGGGCGAGTGACCAGCCTGGGCGACCTCGGCCTGAGCGCCGCCCAACTGAACCTGCCCACGGCCGGTCGCATCACCGGTGGCGGCGCGACCAGCGTCTGGGTGAGCGGCTTGCTCAGCAACCGCGGGGTGATGACCTCGGCCAGCGGCCTGACCGTCAACGCCGGCGCGCTGCAGAACTACGGCACCCTGGGCAGCGCGCAACAACTGCGCCTGGTGACGCCGAACCTGCTCAACCAGAACGGCCTGATCTTCAGCGGCGGCGACATGGCGCTGCGAGTGGCCAGCCTGAGCAACCGGTATGCCGACATCTATAGCCTGGGCACGCTGGAGATCGCCGCCGACGATGTGGGCACGCGCAGCGCCGTACTGGAAAACCTCTCCGCCACCCTGGAAAGCCAGGGCGACATGTCCCTCAAGGTGGCGCAGCTCACCAACCGCAAGGACGTATTCGTGGCGGGCATGGAGCGTCAGTCCGGGCGCATCACCATCACGGCCACCGACAACTGCAAGGGCAAGCACTGCTGGGCGCTCTACAACGTCCGCGAAACCTACCAGGTCGCGGTGACCGAAGACTCCGCCAGCGCCAACCTGATTGCCGGGGGCCACCTGGTGTTCCAGGGCGACAGCTTCATCAACCAGTACAGCCTGGTCGCCGCGGGCGGAGACATCAGCGTCTCCGCCAATAGCTTCAGCAACCTCGGTGCTGCCGGCGGCTACGAGCGCTACCGGCACTATGAGATCTACACCCGGAGCGATGCTGCCTACTGGGGCTTCGTCCAGAACCAGGGGCTCTACAACCGCTACAACGACCCGGACTCGGCCGACTACGATCCCGGCCGGATGTCCGCCGACAGCATCCTCATCGGCGTCAAGCAGAGCGAGAGCACCCTGTCGACCGCTGGCACCGTGGTAGCCCCGGCCATCATCCAGGCCGGCGGCAAGATCGATATCCGTGCGACGCAAGACATTGACAACGGCCTCGTGCGGCCGGCGGCGCCGTGGGCGCCGGGGAGCAACCGGGTGCAGGACACCGGCACCGGCGCCAACAGCCTCTCCACCCCGGCCAGTCTCAACGGCCAACTTCCGCCCGATCTCGCCCAGCAGCAGGTCAATCCCCTGGTCCTGCCGGGCTTCAGCCTGCCCAGCGGGTCGACCGGCCTGTTCCGTCTCAGCGACACCCAGGGTAGCGCAGCCCAGGTGGACCAGGCCGCGCAAGGCCCACAGAACTGGGCCCTGGGCGCGGCCAGCATCGGCCTGGCCCAGCGTGAGCAGGTCCTGGTCGATGCCCAAGGGCGCCCACTCCCGCTCGACGGCGAGCCCCAGAACGTCGGCGCGCAGAGCGTTGCCCGCGTCCAGGGCCTGCCAGCCAATCAGGGCCCGCCCAAGCCCCACAAATACCTGATCGAAACCAACCCGGAGCTCACCAGCCTCAAGCAATTCCTCAGCTCCGACTACCTGCTCGGCCAGCTCGGCTACGACCCCGACCAGGCACAGAAGCGCCTGGGCGACGGCCTCTATGAGCAGCGCCTGGTGCGCGAGGCCATTGCCGCCCGCACCGGCCAGCGCTTCCTCGACGGCCTGAGCAGCGACGAAGCGATATTCCGCTACCTGATGGACAACGCCATCGCCAGCCAGCAGTCGCTTAACCTCAGCGTCGGCGTGAGCCTGTCGGCGGCCCAGGTGGCGGCGCTGACCCACGACATCGTCTGGCTGGAAGCGCACGAGGTGAACGGCGAGCAGGTGCTGGTGCCGGTGCTCTACCTGGCGCAGGCCGATGGCCGGCTGGCGCCCAACGGTGCGCTGATCCAGGGCAAGGACGTGGCGCTGATCTCTGGTGGCGACCTGACCAACCAGGGCACCCTGCGTGCCAGCGCCAACCTCAGCGCCAGCGCCAGTAATCTCGTCAACGGTGGCCTGATGGAGGCCGGCAATCGCCTCGACCTGCTGGCCACCGACAGCATCCGCAATGCCCAGGGCGGGATCATTGCCGGGCGCGACGTCAGCGCCATCGCCCTCACCGGCGACCTCCTCAACGAGCGTTCGGTGACCACCCTGCAGGGCGGCAGCCCGTCGCACGTGTACCGTGACGACGTGGTGAATTCCGCCGCCCGCATCGAAGCGGCCAACAGCCTCAGCCTGTCGGCCGGACGCGACCTGGCCAATATCGGCGGCACGCTGAGTGCCGGCGGCAACGCCCGCCTCAGCGCCGGCCGCGACCTGCTCATCGGCGCGGCCGAGGAACTCGATCACCGTGAAGGGCGGGGCAAGAAATCGCGCTGGAGCGACACCACCGTCACTCAGCACAGTAGTGGCGTCAGGGTGGCCGGCGACCTCAAGGTCGACGCCGGTCGCGACCTGGCGGTCATCGCCAGTCAGGTCGGCGCCGGGGGTGATATCGAGTTGGCGGCGGGGCGTGACCTCGGCATCGCCTCGGCGGCCAACGAAAGCCACTACGAGTCCTACTCCAAACACGGTGGCAAGAAACTCCACATCCAGCAGGAGCAGGTCCGCCAGCAGGGCAGCGCAATCACCGCCGGCGGTGACCTGAGCCTGATCAGCGGCAACGACCTGACCCTCACTGCCAGCCAGTTGAAGGCTGGCAACGCCGCCTACCTCTATGCCGGCAATGACCTCAGCCTGCTGGCCGCTGAGGACAGCGACTACTCGCTGTACGACAAGAAGAAAAAAGGCAGTTTTGGCAGCAAGAAGACCCAGCGCGATGAAGTCACCGATGTACGCCACGTCGGCAGCCGCATCACCACAGGCGGTGACCTCACCCTGGTCAGCGAAGGCGACCAGCGCTACCAGAAGGCCAGGCTGGAGTCCGGCGCCGACCTGACCCTGGCCAGCGGCGGCGAAATCGCCTTCGAAGCGGTGAAGGAGCTGCACCAGGAGAGCCATGAGAAGAGCAAGGGCGACCTGGCCTGGACCTCGGCGAAGGGTAAAGGCACCACCGACGAGACGGTACGCCAGAGCGCACTCATCGCCCAGGGCGAAATCGCCATCCGGGCGGTGGAGGGCCTGAAGGTCGACCTCAAGCACATCGACCGGCAGACGGTGAGCCAGACCATCGACGCCATGGTGCAGGCTGACCCGAACCTGGCCTGGATCAAGCAACTGGAACAGCGCGGGGATGTGGACTGGCGGCAGGTGCAGGAAGTCCACGACAGCTTCAAGTACAGCCATTCGGGACTGGGTGCCGGGGCACAGTTGGCGATTGCCGTCCTTGTGACCTACCTGACCTGGGGGGCGGCCAGCGCGGCCGTCGGTACTGCAGCGAATGCCACCGCCGGGTCAGGCACCGCCATGGCCGCCGCGGGTACCAACGCTGCCGGAGCCAGCGTTGCAGCTGGCTGGGGCAATATTGCCGCGACCAGCGTCATCACCTCCGTGGCCACCAAAGGGGCCACCAGCGCCATCAACAACAAGGGCGACCTGGGCGCGGCGCTGAAGGATACCTTCGACAATGACAGCCTGAAGGGCTACATCGCAGCGGGGGTCAGCGGAGGAATCGGGGGGGCCAACCTGGGGCTTCAGATTGCCGTCAACTCGGCGGTAAAAACGGTACTTCAGGGTGGCAAGTTCAAGGACAACCTGACCCAGGCGGCTATTGACCTGGCGGCCAATGCGCTGAGTGGGGCCATCTACCAGACAGTGGGTGACAGCCTGGTCGGCACCGGCCTGCCGACCAAGGTCGCCGTGCATGCCATCGTCGGTGGCCTGATTGCCGAAGCGGCGGGCGGCGACTTCAGGACCGGTGCTCTGGCAGCCGGTGCCAACGAAGCCCTGATCGACACCTTCGGCAAGGACCTGTTCCCCGGTGAGGCGCATGATCGCGTGTTGGCCATGACCTCGCAGCTGATCGGCATCACGGTGGCAGCGGCGGCGGGCGGGGATGAGAAGGCGCAGGAGAAAGCGGGGTGGGTCGCGCAACAGGCGACCGTGAACAACTACCTCAAGCATGAGGAAGTTGAGCAGATGCTCAGCGAACGTGCTGCCTGCGCGGATGAGGGGTGCCGTCTCGATGTGCAGGAGCGCTGGGCTAAACTGGATGAGCAACGAAACCGCGAGCTCGACTCGCTGTGCCAGCGCGATCTGAAGAAGTGTGTTCAGCTGTCGAACGAGCTGTTGGCCGATGCTCCCAAGATTCAAGCGTTGGCTGAGCAGGTCAAATCCAGCGGGGACGCTGGCGCGGCTGCCGCAATTGGTTGGATCATCCCCGAGAGCAACCAGACCGCACAGAACATCATCACTAACAATGTTGTTGTGGGACGTGATGGTGCGAGTGCCGGGTTCTGGGCGAATGCGGCTCAGCTTATTGCTGGAATGGTGGGCGCTGGTAAGCCAGCTAGTGGTGCAAAAGGAAGCTCCACGATTAGCACTGGTGCTGAAAATGCAGCGAATGCAGCTAAGCTTCGCACCCGGCTAGCTGCTGAGGAAATAGCTGGAGGCCATGCATTCGAAAAGCACGTTCTTATTCAGGGCGAGTTTAAGGGGCTGGGAATCCGGACACGCGAGCAATTTGCTAGCCATATAGAAAATGTAATGACTAATCCATCATCTGTGCGGTATTACAAGGATGGTCGGACAGTTTATCTTCAGGAGAGCACAGGAACTGTTGTGTTCAGGAATCCGAACGGCGGCGAAGGTACGGCTTTCCAACCCAAGAATTGGAAAGAATATACATCCACTCTTCCTACCAAAACCGCTCCATATTGA